The Herbaspirillum sp. RTI4 genome has a segment encoding these proteins:
- a CDS encoding competence/damage-inducible protein A — translation MAIGLIIIGDEILSGRRTDKHFPKVLELLSARGLQLSWVEYIGDEPPRITATLRRTLQSDDIVFCTGGIGATPDDHTRQCAAAALDVPLVLHPDAKIKIQERIFDMVGAGGSAPDLAAPDNLHRLKMGEFPEGASIIPNPYNKIPGFWIENRSGHGAHYFVPGFPVMAWPMFEWVLDSRYSHLLHQNTFAEKSVLVFGMMESTLTPLMEALEANYPQIKVFSLPHVGDGATRPHIDLGVKGEPGQVMVAYDAMLAGLQSLQAKYVPGD, via the coding sequence ATGGCTATTGGTCTGATCATTATCGGAGATGAAATTCTTTCCGGCAGGCGTACCGACAAGCACTTTCCCAAGGTGCTCGAACTTCTTAGCGCGCGCGGCCTGCAGTTGTCCTGGGTCGAATACATCGGTGATGAGCCGCCACGTATCACGGCGACTTTGCGCCGGACGCTGCAGTCTGACGATATCGTGTTTTGCACCGGCGGCATCGGTGCGACGCCGGACGACCATACGCGCCAGTGTGCTGCGGCGGCATTGGATGTGCCGCTGGTACTCCATCCTGACGCGAAGATAAAAATCCAGGAGCGCATATTTGATATGGTCGGTGCGGGCGGCAGCGCTCCTGATCTGGCGGCGCCCGATAATCTGCATCGTCTGAAGATGGGCGAATTCCCGGAAGGCGCGTCCATTATTCCGAATCCTTACAATAAAATTCCCGGATTTTGGATTGAGAATCGCAGCGGCCACGGGGCGCATTATTTTGTACCGGGATTTCCTGTGATGGCCTGGCCCATGTTCGAATGGGTGCTCGATAGCCGTTACTCGCATTTATTGCATCAAAATACGTTTGCCGAAAAGTCGGTATTGGTATTTGGAATGATGGAGTCGACACTGACGCCGCTCATGGAAGCGCTGGAAGCAAACTACCCGCAGATCAAGGTGTTCAGTCTGCCGCACGTCGGGGATGGCGCTACGCGCCCGCATATCGATTTGGGGGTGAAGGGCGAACCAGGGCAGGTTATGGTGGCTTACGATGCCATGCTGGCCGGTTTGCAAAGCTTGCAGGCCAAATACGTGCCAGGGGACTAA
- a CDS encoding EI24 domain-containing protein has translation MRAVLISCYRALRSQLHIRMLLLTLLPFGLSLLLWGALLWWRLQFLIDWLQEFFIQHDGFHSATVILGWFNLLALKTVIVPFLAMWALLPLMILTALVLVGLCAVPVIARHVGRYHYPALAKRHGGSVLGSLWTSLWCFAVFVVLWLLTLPLTLIPPLALVLHPLLWGWLTYRVMAYDTLADYASAEERQFLLHRHRWALLTMGAVAGTLGTLPTLLWLGGALSVIFFPLLAAVAIWLYVLVFVFTGLWFQYYCLQALLELRLTNDAAALHR, from the coding sequence ATGCGGGCAGTACTCATTTCCTGCTACCGGGCCTTGCGTTCGCAATTGCATATCCGGATGTTGCTGCTGACCTTGCTGCCCTTTGGGCTGTCTCTTTTGCTTTGGGGCGCTTTGCTGTGGTGGCGTCTGCAGTTTCTGATCGACTGGTTGCAGGAATTTTTTATTCAACACGACGGCTTTCACAGCGCCACCGTGATTCTCGGATGGTTCAATCTGCTGGCGCTGAAAACAGTGATCGTGCCTTTTTTGGCGATGTGGGCCCTTCTGCCGCTGATGATACTGACCGCGCTGGTGTTGGTCGGCTTGTGTGCGGTGCCGGTGATTGCGCGTCATGTCGGTCGTTATCATTATCCGGCGCTGGCCAAGCGTCATGGTGGCAGCGTGCTGGGCAGTTTGTGGACCTCGCTCTGGTGTTTCGCCGTTTTTGTCGTGCTGTGGCTGTTGACCCTGCCATTGACGCTAATACCGCCCCTGGCCTTGGTGCTGCATCCATTGTTGTGGGGCTGGCTCACCTATCGCGTGATGGCTTATGACACCCTGGCAGATTATGCCAGCGCAGAGGAACGTCAATTTTTGCTGCATCGTCATCGCTGGGCGCTGTTGACGATGGGCGCAGTGGCCGGCACTTTGGGGACTTTGCCGACGCTGTTATGGCTGGGTGGGGCTCTTTCAGTCATTTTCTTTCCGCTTCTGGCGGCTGTCGCCATCTGGCTATACGTGCTGGTATTCGTCTTTACCGGACTGTGGTTTCAATATTATTGTCTGCAAGCCTTGCTTGAACTCCGGTTAACAAATGATGCGGCGGCGCTGCACCGATAG
- a CDS encoding sterol desaturase family protein → MIQTLVDAFANVQGWLFETAVQPLVFALGLAEYVEDAFDGTEWFLIGVCELALLFLVLRPLEAAIPVHAFDDPRARWTDFIYTVLHRLGVFALIVFFLLDPLFAQISEWLHWYDLGTFNLEDVWPGMSDRPLVTFMFYLVALDFFEYWYHRAQHGIRWMWALHSLHHSQQNMNLWSDDRNHILDDLIHDLMIGLLALTIGVQPAQFILLVSVSRMLQSLQHANIRLHFGRLGEPLLVSPRFHRLHHAIGLGHESHGSGSLGGHNFAVLLPIWDIVFRTARFGGGYARTGVRDQLPPPQGKGRDYGSGFWSQQWLGFKRLFGRSAGRETR, encoded by the coding sequence ATGATTCAAACTCTGGTCGACGCCTTCGCCAATGTACAGGGCTGGCTGTTCGAAACTGCCGTGCAGCCGCTCGTTTTTGCTCTCGGCCTGGCGGAATATGTGGAAGATGCCTTCGACGGGACTGAATGGTTTTTGATCGGCGTGTGCGAACTGGCGTTGCTGTTTTTGGTATTGCGTCCGCTGGAAGCCGCCATTCCTGTGCATGCTTTCGATGATCCGCGCGCGCGCTGGACTGACTTCATCTATACCGTGCTGCATCGGCTGGGTGTCTTTGCCCTCATTGTATTTTTCCTGCTCGATCCTCTTTTTGCACAGATTAGCGAATGGCTGCACTGGTACGACCTGGGGACGTTCAATCTTGAAGATGTGTGGCCCGGCATGTCTGACAGGCCGCTGGTGACATTCATGTTTTATCTGGTTGCGCTGGATTTCTTCGAGTACTGGTATCACCGCGCCCAGCACGGCATACGCTGGATGTGGGCCTTGCACAGCCTGCATCACAGCCAGCAAAACATGAATCTGTGGAGCGACGACCGCAACCATATCCTGGATGATCTGATTCACGATCTGATGATTGGTCTGCTGGCGCTGACGATCGGTGTGCAGCCGGCGCAGTTCATTTTGCTGGTATCGGTCTCGCGCATGTTGCAAAGCTTGCAGCATGCCAATATCCGTCTCCATTTTGGCCGTTTGGGCGAGCCGCTCCTGGTATCGCCGCGCTTTCATCGCTTGCATCACGCGATTGGTCTCGGTCACGAGAGCCACGGTAGCGGCTCCCTGGGAGGGCATAATTTTGCGGTGCTGCTTCCGATCTGGGATATCGTTTTCCGCACCGCGCGTTTTGGAGGCGGCTATGCCAGAACCGGTGTGCGCGATCAGTTGCCGCCACCGCAAGGCAAGGGACGTGATTACGGGAGCGGCTTCTGGTCGCAGCAGTGGCTGGGGTTCAAGCGCTTGTTTGGCCGCAGCGCCGGGCGCGAAACACGATGA
- a CDS encoding polysaccharide deacetylase family protein yields the protein MAAGLPAVAADAAAPAACTATVYLTFDTGSQSQAELVAHTLQRHHIKATFFMANEKTINGDYSLDPSWAAYWKARVAEGHAFGTHTFDHVYVQHDATDGGFSVKPQFGALAGKTLNWTPQQYCAEINRVAQRFTELTGAKIDPLWRAPGGRLTPHLLAAGTSCGYAHAGWSPAGFSGDELPSEKWPNAVLLKRMLRDLKDGDIVMAHLGIWSRRDPWAPAVLEPLISGLERKGYCFATLRDHPSYRHLFKPASSS from the coding sequence GTGGCAGCAGGTTTGCCGGCAGTGGCGGCTGATGCCGCGGCTCCGGCAGCATGCACGGCCACGGTTTATCTTACCTTTGATACTGGTAGCCAATCGCAGGCCGAACTGGTTGCCCACACTTTGCAGCGTCACCATATCAAGGCCACTTTTTTCATGGCCAATGAAAAAACCATCAATGGGGACTATTCGCTGGACCCTTCCTGGGCGGCTTACTGGAAAGCACGGGTTGCCGAAGGCCATGCCTTCGGCACGCACACTTTCGATCATGTCTATGTGCAGCATGACGCGACTGATGGCGGATTCAGCGTCAAACCGCAATTCGGCGCACTGGCCGGGAAAACACTGAACTGGACGCCGCAGCAATACTGCGCGGAAATCAATCGCGTGGCGCAGAGATTCACCGAACTGACCGGCGCTAAAATCGACCCTCTCTGGCGCGCGCCGGGCGGACGTCTGACGCCGCATCTTCTGGCTGCTGGTACGAGCTGTGGTTATGCGCATGCGGGGTGGTCGCCAGCGGGTTTCTCCGGTGACGAATTACCCAGCGAAAAATGGCCGAATGCGGTCTTGCTCAAGCGCATGCTGCGCGATTTGAAAGACGGCGATATCGTTATGGCGCATCTCGGCATCTGGTCGCGTCGCGATCCCTGGGCGCCAGCGGTGCTGGAGCCGCTGATCAGCGGCCTCGAACGCAAAGGGTATTGCTTCGCCACTTTGCGCGATCATCCTAGCTACCGTCATCTATTCAAACCGGCATCTTCATCATGA
- a CDS encoding beta-propeller fold lactonase family protein gives MLRRLITYVALLVCALSAAQVYASTVVVLNSGDASVTLIDQASYKALRTFSVGKEPHHLMATPDNSSLIVASATGNELIFLDPKSGLEQRRLRGIIDPYQIGFSPNQKWFVSNALRLDRVDVYRYDGVELKLANRVRLPKTPSHMAFDADSSTVFITQQGSDQLSAIDLATQKVKWTMAVGKVPAGVLMAPDNQHLLIGIMGEDYVAVVDSKTQTVVKKIKTGIGAHNFRFLGDKRHVLVSNRMANNISVIDTKTMENVGTINVPGGPDCMEVSEDGKFLWVTLRWSKKVAVIDLATKTLITTINVGRSPHGIYFINRAPDA, from the coding sequence ATGTTGCGTCGACTTATTACCTATGTAGCGTTGCTGGTTTGTGCCCTGAGTGCGGCTCAGGTGTATGCCAGCACCGTCGTTGTCCTCAATTCGGGGGATGCAAGCGTTACGCTGATTGATCAGGCCAGTTACAAGGCATTGCGTACGTTTTCTGTAGGAAAAGAACCACATCACCTGATGGCGACGCCGGACAACAGTTCATTGATTGTCGCCAGTGCAACCGGTAACGAACTGATTTTCCTCGATCCGAAAAGCGGTCTGGAACAACGCCGTTTGCGCGGCATCATTGATCCCTACCAAATAGGTTTTTCGCCCAACCAGAAATGGTTCGTCTCCAATGCCTTGCGGCTTGACCGCGTCGATGTCTACCGCTACGACGGCGTTGAACTCAAACTCGCCAATCGCGTTCGCCTGCCAAAAACGCCTAGTCATATGGCTTTCGATGCGGATAGTTCGACCGTATTCATCACCCAGCAAGGCAGCGATCAACTCAGTGCAATTGATCTTGCTACCCAGAAAGTGAAATGGACCATGGCGGTAGGGAAAGTCCCTGCCGGCGTCCTCATGGCGCCGGATAACCAGCATTTGCTGATCGGCATCATGGGCGAAGATTATGTGGCGGTCGTCGATTCAAAAACGCAGACGGTGGTCAAGAAAATAAAAACCGGGATTGGCGCTCACAATTTCCGTTTTCTCGGTGATAAGCGCCATGTACTGGTGTCCAATCGCATGGCCAACAATATCAGCGTGATCGACACCAAAACCATGGAAAACGTCGGCACCATTAATGTGCCGGGCGGGCCGGATTGCATGGAAGTGAGTGAGGACGGCAAATTTCTGTGGGTGACCTTGCGCTGGAGCAAAAAAGTCGCCGTGATTGATTTGGCAACCAAAACCCTGATTACAACGATCAACGTCGGCCGCTCGCCGCATGGGATTTATTTCATCAATCGTGCCCCGGATGCGTAG
- a CDS encoding FKBP-type peptidyl-prolyl cis-trans isomerase: MSATSTIVTASGLEYEDIKVGTGDQAQQGKHVSVHYTGWLQNADGSAGSKFDSSKDRDDPFGFPLGAGHVIKGWDEGVEGMQVGGVRRLIIPATLGYGARGAGGVIPPNATLIFEVELLAI, encoded by the coding sequence ATGTCTGCTACCTCTACTATCGTCACCGCTTCCGGCCTGGAATACGAAGACATCAAAGTCGGCACCGGCGATCAAGCCCAGCAAGGCAAGCATGTCAGCGTGCACTACACCGGATGGCTGCAAAATGCAGATGGCAGCGCCGGCAGCAAATTCGACTCCAGCAAGGACCGCGACGATCCATTCGGTTTTCCGCTGGGCGCCGGTCATGTGATCAAAGGCTGGGATGAAGGCGTCGAAGGCATGCAAGTCGGCGGCGTACGTCGACTCATCATTCCGGCAACACTGGGCTATGGCGCCCGCGGTGCTGGCGGCGTGATCCCCCCCAATGCCACCTTGATTTTCGAAGTCGAATTACTGGCAATCTGA
- a CDS encoding acyl-CoA-binding protein, producing MSLQTEFEQAVADSKNLSERPDNLTLLKMYGFYKQGSKGDVSGERPGMTDFVARAKWDAWASHKGTTQEAAMQEYLNLFAELKNQ from the coding sequence ATGAGCTTGCAAACCGAATTCGAACAAGCTGTTGCCGATTCGAAAAATTTATCCGAACGTCCCGACAACCTGACTTTGCTAAAAATGTATGGTTTCTACAAACAAGGCAGCAAGGGTGACGTGAGCGGCGAACGCCCCGGCATGACCGATTTCGTGGCACGCGCCAAATGGGATGCATGGGCCTCGCACAAAGGAACGACGCAAGAAGCCGCCATGCAGGAGTATCTGAATTTGTTCGCTGAATTAAAAAATCAATAA
- a CDS encoding NAD-GH domain containing protein: MHIPIGAVILSVALFGAALSGCSTPIASGPNGTVAESRIYIKDMTRPAPGLVEVQFVRGETLLRNATQMDVSINDVLLATMLPKEHFSIWVKPNTYRFNVKTYITLANTADNGNELELQVKDRGIYHLQISSGLQNLTLKQVD, translated from the coding sequence ATGCATATTCCCATTGGTGCAGTTATTTTGAGCGTCGCCTTATTTGGCGCAGCGCTATCCGGATGCTCAACCCCCATCGCATCCGGCCCGAACGGCACGGTTGCCGAGTCTCGCATCTACATCAAGGATATGACCCGCCCTGCGCCAGGACTGGTAGAAGTGCAATTTGTGCGCGGCGAAACTTTGCTACGCAATGCCACCCAGATGGATGTGAGCATCAACGACGTTCTACTGGCAACAATGCTGCCGAAAGAGCATTTCAGCATCTGGGTCAAACCCAATACCTACCGCTTCAACGTCAAAACTTACATTACGCTGGCCAATACGGCCGACAACGGGAACGAACTGGAACTGCAGGTCAAAGATCGCGGCATTTATCACTTGCAAATCAGCAGCGGCCTGCAGAATCTGACATTAAAACAAGTTGATTAG
- a CDS encoding D-glycerate dehydrogenase, with protein MKSRIFVARATFPEVLERLSQHFEVESNQEDRIFSADELIARVAGKEGLIATSSEAITAGLFKANPTLKAVCNTAVGYNNIDVEAATSAGIMVSNTPDVLNETTADFAWTLLMATARRVTEAEQWLRAGHWKKWTYDGFVGPDIHGATLGVIGMGRIGQAVARRSLGFDMKVIYHNRSRLAPELEQRANHAQYVSKEELLRQADHVVLVLPYSKQSHHTIGAAELALMKPQATLVNIARGGIVDDVALIAALRAGTIAAAGLDVFENEPALHPDFLQLKNVVLTPHIGSASVPTRLAMAHCAASNLIAALSGETPSNLLNPGVSKRG; from the coding sequence ATGAAATCCAGGATATTCGTTGCCCGCGCTACCTTCCCTGAAGTTTTGGAGCGCTTGAGCCAGCATTTTGAGGTGGAGTCGAATCAGGAAGATCGTATTTTTTCTGCCGACGAATTGATTGCCCGTGTCGCCGGAAAAGAGGGCTTGATAGCCACTTCCAGCGAGGCGATTACCGCCGGTCTGTTTAAGGCCAATCCTACGCTGAAGGCCGTTTGCAACACGGCGGTCGGGTACAACAATATCGATGTGGAAGCGGCTACCAGCGCCGGGATTATGGTTAGCAATACTCCCGATGTGCTCAATGAAACCACGGCCGATTTTGCCTGGACTTTGCTGATGGCAACGGCGCGCAGAGTGACCGAAGCAGAGCAGTGGCTGCGCGCCGGGCACTGGAAAAAATGGACTTACGACGGGTTTGTCGGCCCTGATATCCATGGCGCGACCTTGGGAGTGATCGGCATGGGGCGTATCGGTCAGGCAGTGGCGCGCCGCTCGCTGGGTTTCGATATGAAGGTGATTTATCACAACCGCTCACGTCTGGCACCCGAGCTGGAACAGCGCGCTAACCATGCGCAATATGTCAGCAAGGAAGAGTTGCTGCGGCAGGCAGATCATGTGGTGCTGGTATTGCCGTACTCGAAGCAATCTCACCATACGATAGGCGCGGCGGAGCTGGCGCTGATGAAGCCGCAGGCGACGCTGGTCAATATCGCGCGCGGGGGAATTGTGGATGACGTGGCGCTGATTGCGGCTTTGCGCGCCGGGACGATTGCCGCTGCCGGGCTCGATGTGTTTGAAAATGAACCGGCGTTGCATCCGGATTTTCTGCAACTGAAAAACGTCGTGCTGACACCGCATATCGGCAGCGCGTCGGTGCCGACCAGGCTGGCGATGGCGCATTGCGCGGCAAGTAACCTGATTGCTGCCTTGTCCGGTGAGACGCCGTCGAATTTGCTTAATCCTGGAGTATCAAAGCGTGGCTGA
- a CDS encoding sodium:proton antiporter yields MLPGLCLAAELDGTQLSPAWAVPFIGMLLSIALWPLLAPVFWHRHFGKIAAAWSLSLLLPFAVQFGIMPAAAGAVHAMVAEYIPFIALLTALYVVAGGICVRGDLRGTPALNTCILGLGTFLASLMGTTGASMLLIRPLLRANGNRREAAHVVVFFIFLVANAGGALTPLGDPPLFLGFLKGVDFFWTMRHIFPHTLFVCLSLLAVFYLIERYYYLPRESLRRAVVVSDDFVAPRLSFDGSMNFILLVAVVGLVLMSGLWKPGISFSLLGTPVELQNLVRDGFLFVVVFLSLWMTPKTARKDNDFTWGPIAEVAKLFAAIFLTIIPVIAMLRAGEQGAFSSVVKAVTGPDGQPVDLMYFWVTGILSSFLDNAPTYLVFFNTASGDAATLMTTLASTLAAISAGAVFMGAMTYIGNAPNLMVKSIAEAHGVRMPSFFGYMGWSCTILLPIFIVMSFLFIL; encoded by the coding sequence ATCGGCATGCTGCTGTCGATTGCGCTCTGGCCGCTGTTGGCACCGGTGTTCTGGCACAGGCATTTCGGCAAAATTGCGGCGGCATGGTCGCTGAGCCTGTTGCTGCCGTTCGCGGTGCAATTCGGCATCATGCCCGCTGCGGCAGGCGCGGTGCATGCGATGGTCGCGGAATATATTCCCTTCATTGCGCTGCTGACCGCACTGTATGTGGTGGCCGGCGGGATTTGCGTGCGTGGCGATTTACGCGGCACGCCAGCATTGAATACCTGCATCCTGGGACTGGGTACTTTTTTGGCCAGTTTGATGGGGACGACCGGCGCATCCATGCTGCTGATTCGACCGCTGTTGCGCGCCAACGGCAATCGACGCGAGGCTGCGCATGTGGTGGTGTTTTTCATTTTTCTGGTTGCCAATGCCGGTGGTGCGCTGACCCCCCTGGGTGATCCGCCGTTGTTCCTGGGGTTTCTGAAAGGCGTCGATTTTTTCTGGACCATGCGCCATATTTTTCCGCATACCTTGTTCGTTTGCCTGTCTCTGCTGGCAGTGTTCTATCTGATCGAGCGCTATTACTATTTGCCACGGGAGAGCCTGCGGCGGGCGGTTGTTGTTAGCGATGATTTCGTCGCTCCGCGTCTGAGTTTCGATGGCAGCATGAATTTCATCCTGCTGGTAGCTGTGGTCGGACTGGTATTGATGAGTGGCTTATGGAAGCCCGGCATCAGCTTTTCCCTGCTGGGTACGCCAGTCGAATTGCAGAATCTGGTGCGCGATGGCTTCCTTTTCGTGGTGGTATTTCTCTCGCTATGGATGACGCCCAAGACGGCGCGCAAGGATAACGACTTTACCTGGGGGCCGATTGCGGAAGTGGCGAAATTGTTCGCCGCCATTTTTCTGACCATCATTCCCGTAATCGCCATGTTGCGCGCCGGCGAGCAGGGCGCATTTTCCAGCGTGGTGAAGGCCGTGACGGGGCCTGACGGCCAGCCGGTCGATCTGATGTATTTCTGGGTCACGGGCATCCTGTCTTCGTTTCTGGATAACGCCCCGACCTATCTGGTGTTTTTCAATACCGCTTCGGGCGACGCGGCGACGCTGATGACGACGCTAGCTTCGACGCTGGCAGCGATTTCAGCGGGCGCGGTGTTCATGGGCGCAATGACCTATATCGGCAATGCACCGAACCTGATGGTCAAGTCCATCGCTGAAGCGCATGGCGTACGCATGCCATCCTTCTTTGGCTATATGGGATGGTCGTGTACCATCCTGTTGCCGATATTTATCGTAATGAGCTTCCTTTTTATCCTTTAA